From a region of the Branchiostoma floridae strain S238N-H82 chromosome 13, Bfl_VNyyK, whole genome shotgun sequence genome:
- the LOC118429183 gene encoding PHD finger-like domain-containing protein 5A, with product MAKHHPDLIFCRKQPGVAIGRLCEKCDGKCVICDSYVRPCTLVRICDECNYGSYQGRCVICGGPGVSDAYYCKECTIQEKDRDGCPKIVNLGSAKTDLFYERKKYGFKKR from the exons ATGGCCAAGCATCATCCTGATTTGATATTTTGCCGGAAACAGCCGGGAGTAG CCATCGGTCGCCTTTGTGAGAAGTGTGATGGGAAGTGTGTGATCTGTGACTCGTACGTCCGACCCTGTACACTGGTGCGTATCTGTGACGAGTGTAACTACGGCTCGTACCAGGGCCGCTGTGTCATCTGTGGAGGGCCGGGGGTGTCAGACGCCTACTACTGCAAGGAGTGCACGATACAGGAGAAAGAT AGAGATGGCTGTCCAAAGATTGTGAACCTGGGAAGTGCCAAGACAGATTTGTTCTATGAGCGCAAGAAGTATGGCTTCAAGAAGAGATAG
- the LOC118428553 gene encoding coilin-like has translation MSTCVRVRLRFEQTPPVVCGSGPGAWLLVDMDSCRLVADLEFLIKRRFGLSKRRRLHLWMDGFLLPPTEKIAVVRDGDVISVEQTEEAVSEDRSIPLTSDKQVTTSDRRQKRKAQTSEEEEDEPDTARLRAQNKDRKRKKPKINGSDSGVSTSSSAMPVAATKTKGVQKPQKKRNEKKNKNPGKPSQVVSSLPKASVPGNKRDISKSSTSKCSAINGGKQTGTKIVKPVTTKLRGNVVKDSSSSSSSDDSDSDSDSSSSDSSSSATSVEVKLRTSVQTKTCSRPGPVSNPQQRKNKPATDTSSSDSSSSDTDGDDVSVDKRIHSRYAAVSKPVQGQSNPKQNGKICNAVQLSSIGGNMSQACTSVPHVSPTEQAGSTRYVSTVLTVPITQRLQAMTTGKQQEASTSPPKGKAVGPASKGHIVFGSDSESDSGSSGSGGEGEDQQVVNSHTDVPQTSTAQVPDQAINVREKEVFQSRTCPTPSTPTCNCT, from the exons ATGAGTACGTGCGTGCGCGTGAGGCTGCGGTTTGAGCAGACGCCACCGGTGGTGTGCGGGTCCGGGCCGGGAGCCTGGCTGTTGGTGGACATGGACTCCTGCCGCCTGGTGGCAGACCTGGAGTTCCTCATCAAGCGGCGCTTCGGCCTGAGCAAGAGGCGGCGGCTCCACCTGTGGATGGACGGGTTCCTGCTGCCGCCAACAGAGAAGATAGCAGTGGTTCGGGATGGAGATGTCATCAG tgttgaacagacaGAAGAGGCAGTGAGTGAGGACCGCTCCATCCCATTAACATCTGATAAGCAGGTGACCACCAGTGATAGGAGGCAGAAGAGGAAAGCACAGACAAGTGAGGAAGAAGAGGATGAGCCGGATACAGCCAGACTCAGGGCACAGAACAAAGACAGAAAGAGGAAGAAGCCAAAGATAAACGGCAGTGACAGTGGAGTCAGCACTAGTTCTTCTGCTATGCCAGTAGCTGCTACAAAAACAAAAGGAGTTCAAAAGCCACAGAAAAAgaggaatgaaaaaaagaataagAATCCTGGAAAGCCAAGCCAAGTAGTCTCTTCACTCCCTAAAGCTAGCGTACCTGGAAACAAAAGAGACATTTCTAAATCTTCTACATCCAAGTGTTCTGCTATCAATGGAGGTAAACAAACTGGTACCAAGATTGTAAAACCCGTGACAACAAAGTTGAGAGGAAATGTAGTAAAGGACTCAAGTAGCAGCAGCAGTTCAGATGACAGTGACTCTGACAGCGACTCAAGCAGCAGTGATTCAAGTTCAAGTGCCACCAGTGTTGAAGTCAAGCTGAGGACCAGTGTCCAGACAAAGACATGCAGTAGACCAGGGCCAGTTAGCAACCCTCAGCAAAGGAAGAATAAACCTGCCACAGACACCAGCAGCAGCGACTCCAGCTCAAGTGATACAGATGGTGATGATGTCAGTGTTGATAAACGAATACATAGCAGATATGCTGCTGTTAGTAAACCTGTACAAGGGCAAAGCAACCCTAAACAGAATGGGAAGATCTGCAATGCTGTACAGTTATCTTCTATTGGTGGGAACATGTCACAAGCCTGTACCTCTGTCCCACATGTATCACCTACAGAACAGGCAGGTAGCACCAGATATGTCTCCACTGTGCTGACTGTACCCATCACTCAGAGACTACAGGCAATGACAACTGGGAAACAACAAGAAGCTTCAACCAGTCCACCTAAAGGGAAAGCTGTTGGTCCAGCATCAAAGGGTCACATTGTGTTTGGGTCAGACTCAGAGAGTGACTCAGGCTCCAGTGGGTCAGGTGGTGAGGGGGAGGATCAACAGGTTGTTAACAGCCACACAGATGTACCACAGACAAGCACAGCTCAAGTTCCTGATCAAGCTATTAACGTAA GAGAGAAAGAAGTCTTCCAGAGTAGAACCTGCCCCACCCCTAGCACCCCCACCTGTAACTGTACCTAA